CAATGCCGATCCCAACTACCAGAAGCTGAAGAACTCCGAGGATATTGCCGAATCTCTGGCCGAGACCAATCTGGCCAGCAATATCCGTCAGGGCAAGATCAAGGTGGTGTCGCCACAGTTCGTTGACCAGCATCTGTTCCGCTCCCTGTTGGTGCCATCGGGCCACAACAATCACCAGGTGATCGCCACCCAGCCCCTGCCACCAATCATTGTCCACCAGCCTGGTGCACCACCAGCCCATGTGAACAGCGGCCCACCGACTGTGGTGCGCGGCAATCCGGTGATCTACAAGATCAAGCCCTCGGTCATCTACCAACAGGAGGTGATCAACAAGGTGCCCACTCCGCTGAGCCTCAACCCCGTCTACGTGAAGGTCTACAAGCCCGGCAAGAAGATCGAGGCTCCACTGGCCCCGGTGGTTGCACCCGTCTACAGCCAGCCCAGGGAGTACAGCCAGCCCCAGGGTTATGG
The DNA window shown above is from Drosophila melanogaster chromosome X and carries:
- the Cp36 gene encoding chorion protein 36 translates to MQLGLWFGILAIAATPLVSANYGPAGGHGHGHGHGQYLSGPNAGLEEYVNVASGGNQQAANQIASQAEIQPTPEEARRLGRVQAQLQALNADPNYQKLKNSEDIAESLAETNLASNIRQGKIKVVSPQFVDQHLFRSLLVPSGHNNHQVIATQPLPPIIVHQPGAPPAHVNSGPPTVVRGNPVIYKIKPSVIYQQEVINKVPTPLSLNPVYVKVYKPGKKIEAPLAPVVAPVYSQPREYSQPQGYGSAGAASSAAGAASSADGNAYGNEAPLYNSPAPYGQPNY